A window of the Lactuca sativa cultivar Salinas chromosome 5, Lsat_Salinas_v11, whole genome shotgun sequence genome harbors these coding sequences:
- the LOC111889998 gene encoding mediator of RNA polymerase II transcription subunit 15a, giving the protein MDMSNWRHTQGTSGGAVGDTSMESSDWRSQLQADSRQRILNRIMDALKSHIRVYGDEGLQKLMKIAVNFEETVYIAATCQSDYMRKICFKILTIETRSQNPMLDFISVNPSDPASLDSTNCEEWQEELYEKIKAMKVLYLPDLNELNLKILRRLQHNDFHPHQLNNEQLEKLRIFKNMLERFMAFLQIQKHNISVNYKDKLSTYEKQIVHVITSTRRKPRA; this is encoded by the exons ATGGATATGAGTAACTGGAGGCATACACAGGGTACAAGTGGTGGTGCTGTTGGTGACACCTCTATGGAATCTAGTGACTGGAGATCTCAGCTGCAAGCAGATTCACGACAAAGGATCTTGAATAGGAT TATGGATGCCTTGAAGAGTCATATTCGAGTCTATGGAGACGAGGGGCTACAGAAGCTAATGAAAATAGCTGTGAACTTTGAAGAGACAGTGTATATAGCTGCAACATGTcag TCTGATTATATGCGGAAGATATGCTTCAAGATACTGACTATTGAAACAAGATCACAAAATCCCATGTTAGACTTTATTAGTGTAAACCCCTCGGATCCAG CATCGTTAGATTCCACAAATTGTGAAGAGTGGCAAGAGGAACTGTATGAAAAG aTAAAAGCTATGAAGGTTCTATATCTACCAGATTTAAATGAGTTGAACCTGAAAATTCTTCGCAGATTGCAGCAT AATGATTTTCATCCTCATCAACTGAATAATGAGCAACTTGAGAAGCTGAGAATATTCAAAAACATGTTGGAGCGTTTCATGGCATTCTTACAAATCCAAAAGCACAACATTTCAGTCAACTATAAAGACAAACTGAGTACTTATGAGAAGCAAATTGTCCATGTCATCACCTCAACTCGAAGGAAACCCCGTGCATAA